TCACTGGCCGCTGCCACCTGCAGATGCCCTGTTCATGTCATCCCCTCGATTCCTCCCCCCCCCTTCCGCCAACGACACCGTCATCAGCAGAATCTATCTATTCATCCgtctaacacacacacacacacatgttgaCTCTTAAACCACAATAAGAACACCCATCATTTGATTCGTTACCTAACGAAGAGACTTATCATCTCTACTACTTGAGGCTACAGAGTATACATGAAGAGGTTGATCAAAGAAGGCCACGAACAGGACTGGTTTTGATGCTTCGTTGCTACTGGAATTCGGAACTACTAATTGTATTGGAATAGGCTGGGGCGGTCTCGAACCGGGAACTGGGTCGGCGGCACCAGGTTTAGCCGCCAGGAGAGATAAGGCACGTCGCCCTCGTCCGCCGTGTCGTCATGCACCGAGATGGAAGGGCCGCTCTTCGTCGCCGTTGGAGCGTAGCATCCCCAGGgcgactgctgctgctgctgctgtcgtaTGTATCCGTATCCGATCGTCTGCTCGGCAGCCGCCGTTACCACCGATGTCGACGAGGACGGCGATGCCGCCGCCCGCCTCTCTTCCTTCTTGTAACGGATGCCGCACGCGTTACACAGTGACTGCATTGCTGTAACATATTAGATTGCTTGAGACGGAGATACAAGTTGAAGGCGAAGCTAGTCACTACCTTTGGGCCTCTGGGACCGTTCCTCCACAAGGGAGTGGAGGTGGTGTCGCAGTTGGCGCACCTGCGGGCTAGTAGATGCGGGTCTCCGGCCATGTTCGAGCCGATGGTGTT
The window above is part of the Musa acuminata AAA Group cultivar baxijiao chromosome BXJ2-6, Cavendish_Baxijiao_AAA, whole genome shotgun sequence genome. Proteins encoded here:
- the LOC103989219 gene encoding GATA transcription factor 19-like, which produces MLHQCGHQSSTQQCSCGLLCGGAASFSIFFPASGSKFTDDDAFDGSKSDASSSVDCTLSLGTPSTRLTEHKTLPSPIAHIQPPSCMSSFRWDSLSHPKKHSSMGTGGSIASGGGNTIGSNMAGDPHLLARRCANCDTTSTPLWRNGPRGPKSLCNACGIRYKKEERRAAASPSSSTSVVTAAAEQTIGYGYIRQQQQQQSPWGCYAPTATKSGPSISVHDDTADEGDVPYLSWRLNLVPPTQFPVRDRPSLFQYN